In Desulfatirhabdium butyrativorans DSM 18734, the following proteins share a genomic window:
- a CDS encoding MutS-related protein, which produces MIDLHLDQVIESIVAGRQDYDLKPFFHAQLQHPAAISYRQDVFRELENPAVQNAIRSFSRRMMDMRTCLNQAEKLYVHYQREKWFLDAVETYGNAVCALVEELSSLELISVGFQTVQSYLLQYAHSELFRHILEEAKALQADLAAIDYCILIQENAVEVRAFEQEPDYSEAVEKTFSKFRQADVKDYRVRFSEWPDMNHVEEKILEGVARLFPGPFERLDRFCQEHADFRDDRILALDREIQFYLAYGDYMARFRQNGLSFCYPQISTASKEEESLDGFDLSLAEVLMAKGKRIVCNDFFLKDPERIFVVSGPNQGGKTTFARTFGQLHYLASLGCPVPGRKARLFLQDRIFTHFEKEETIANLHGKLQDEIERVHEIVQQATSSSIVLLNEMFSSTTLQDAVLLSRLVLNQLLDRDVLGVCVTFIHELSSMSPKTVSVVSCVEPENPDLRTYRLVRKPADGLAYALSIAEKYRLSYRLLKGRLPS; this is translated from the coding sequence ATGATCGATCTGCATCTGGATCAGGTCATTGAGAGCATTGTTGCCGGAAGGCAGGACTATGATTTGAAGCCGTTTTTCCACGCGCAGCTCCAACATCCTGCAGCCATTTCCTATCGCCAGGATGTCTTTCGGGAACTGGAAAATCCGGCGGTTCAGAACGCGATACGCTCCTTCAGCAGGCGGATGATGGACATGCGGACCTGCCTGAATCAGGCGGAAAAGCTCTATGTCCACTATCAGCGGGAAAAGTGGTTTCTGGATGCGGTTGAAACCTATGGAAATGCCGTTTGCGCACTTGTGGAGGAATTGTCTTCCCTTGAATTGATTTCAGTTGGATTTCAAACCGTTCAGTCCTATTTGCTTCAGTATGCACATTCCGAATTGTTTCGACATATTCTTGAAGAGGCAAAGGCCCTGCAAGCAGATCTGGCTGCAATCGATTATTGCATCCTGATCCAGGAAAATGCCGTTGAGGTTCGGGCCTTCGAACAGGAGCCGGATTACAGCGAGGCTGTCGAAAAAACCTTCTCGAAATTCCGCCAGGCGGATGTCAAGGATTATCGTGTCCGTTTTTCGGAATGGCCGGACATGAACCATGTGGAAGAGAAAATTCTGGAAGGGGTTGCCAGGTTGTTTCCCGGCCCTTTTGAGCGGCTCGATCGGTTCTGCCAGGAGCATGCCGATTTCCGGGACGACCGCATTCTGGCTTTGGACCGGGAAATCCAGTTTTACCTTGCCTACGGCGACTACATGGCCAGATTCAGACAAAACGGGCTTTCCTTCTGCTATCCCCAAATATCCACAGCCAGCAAGGAGGAAGAGAGCCTGGATGGTTTCGATCTTTCCCTGGCCGAAGTTTTGATGGCCAAGGGAAAAAGGATCGTGTGCAATGATTTTTTCCTGAAAGACCCGGAACGGATCTTCGTTGTCAGCGGGCCAAACCAGGGCGGCAAAACCACTTTTGCCCGAACCTTCGGTCAACTGCATTATCTGGCAAGCCTCGGGTGCCCCGTTCCCGGGAGAAAGGCCAGACTGTTTCTCCAGGATCGCATCTTCACGCACTTCGAAAAAGAGGAAACCATCGCAAATCTGCACGGAAAACTGCAGGATGAGATCGAGCGCGTCCATGAAATCGTGCAGCAGGCCACATCCAGCAGCATCGTTTTGCTGAACGAAATGTTCAGCTCGACGACGCTGCAGGATGCCGTTCTGCTCAGCCGCCTCGTGCTGAACCAGTTGCTGGATCGGGATGTGCTTGGGGTTTGTGTCACCTTTATTCATGAACTGAGTTCCATGAGTCCCAAAACCGTCAGCGTCGTCAGTTGCGTCGAACCGGAAAACCCGGATCTGCGAACGTACCGGCTGGTCCGAAAACCAGCCGACGGACTGGCCTATGCGCTATCCATCGCCGAAAAATACCGCCTGAGCTACCGCCTCCTGAAAGGACGCCTGCCGTCATGA
- a CDS encoding MutS-related protein: MNVYLMFSDRDFDMNDESPFNEESLIQDLELEPLLQEMSLGDRFLYGVVRKALMCSLKDPERIRYRQQVLQDCLNHASAVHRLYDIAVSAIEQEKKHYFGIFMRYPVSILHSSLELMRDLVGHLKQVRKIADDEGNDFSSPGFSRLYSMIRAELSDTYFDEIENHLKALRFPDGVLIRAGLGQGNKGRDYVLLQHRPKRTPWLHRIFSEKRSVFRFTIAPRDENGAKALSELRDRGINRAANALAQATEHILHFFKALRVELGFYIACMNLWDNWNGKRWPLTFPDPQPLGRCIHRFLGLVDICLAFRMKALPTGNDIQADDRMLVIVTGANQGGKSTFLRSVGQAQLMMQCGMFVAALSFRANVCDGLYTHFKREEDPGMTSGKLDEELRRMDEIVARIRPNAMVLLNESFAATNEREGSEIARQITQALAESRIKIFYVTHLYAYAHDMFQQKSAYTLFLRAEREADGHRTFRILPGEPLETSHGKDLYQAIFGRAMEAPGGGDAGMAGASP; encoded by the coding sequence ATGAACGTGTATCTGATGTTTTCGGACAGAGATTTCGACATGAACGACGAGTCTCCTTTCAACGAAGAATCGCTCATTCAGGATTTGGAGTTGGAGCCGCTTCTTCAGGAAATGAGCCTGGGAGATCGCTTTCTGTATGGCGTCGTGCGAAAAGCCCTCATGTGTAGCCTGAAAGACCCGGAACGTATCCGGTATCGTCAGCAGGTGCTCCAGGATTGCCTCAATCATGCCTCGGCTGTGCATCGCCTATACGACATCGCCGTTTCGGCCATCGAACAGGAGAAAAAGCATTATTTCGGCATTTTCATGCGGTACCCGGTTTCCATTCTGCATTCGTCGCTCGAATTGATGCGGGATCTGGTGGGCCACTTGAAACAGGTCCGCAAGATTGCAGATGATGAAGGGAATGACTTTTCATCACCGGGATTCAGCCGTCTCTATTCGATGATCCGCGCAGAGCTTTCGGATACCTATTTTGATGAAATCGAAAATCATCTGAAAGCGCTGCGGTTTCCGGACGGGGTGCTCATTCGCGCCGGACTCGGGCAGGGGAACAAAGGCCGGGATTATGTTCTGCTGCAACATCGGCCCAAACGAACGCCCTGGCTTCATCGAATTTTCTCCGAGAAACGATCCGTGTTCCGCTTTACGATTGCTCCTCGGGATGAAAACGGCGCCAAAGCCTTGTCGGAACTCCGGGACAGAGGGATCAACCGGGCGGCCAATGCCCTTGCCCAGGCAACGGAGCATATCCTGCATTTTTTCAAGGCGCTTCGCGTCGAACTGGGCTTTTACATCGCCTGCATGAACCTTTGGGACAACTGGAATGGAAAACGGTGGCCCCTGACGTTTCCGGATCCCCAGCCGCTTGGCCGATGCATCCATCGTTTTCTCGGGCTCGTTGACATCTGCCTGGCGTTTCGCATGAAAGCGCTGCCGACCGGAAACGATATCCAGGCGGACGATCGGATGCTGGTCATCGTTACGGGCGCCAATCAGGGCGGAAAATCGACGTTTCTGCGCAGCGTCGGGCAGGCGCAATTGATGATGCAGTGCGGGATGTTTGTTGCAGCCCTTTCTTTCAGGGCCAATGTTTGCGACGGATTGTACACGCATTTCAAGCGCGAGGAAGATCCGGGCATGACCAGCGGCAAGCTCGATGAAGAATTGCGCCGCATGGATGAGATTGTCGCGCGGATTCGACCGAATGCGATGGTATTGCTCAACGAATCATTTGCAGCGACCAATGAGCGGGAGGGATCGGAAATCGCCCGCCAGATCACGCAAGCGCTTGCCGAAAGCCGGATCAAGATATTCTATGTCACTCACCTGTATGCATACGCCCATGACATGTTTCAACAGAAAAGCGCGTACACGCTATTTCTGAGGGCTGAGCGGGAAGCGGACGGCCACCGTACGTTTCGGATCTTACCAGGGGAGCCATTGGAAACCAGCCACGGGAAAGACCTCTATCAAGCCATCTTCGGCCGCGCGATGGAGGCGCCGGGTGGCGGCGATGCCGGTATGGCAGGGGCAAGCCCATGA
- a CDS encoding universal stress protein: MDTIHRKEIEMIKNMIVAYDGSKQSEKAFRYALDMAVKYGAKMTVVSVASPGEPAVAVELQEMLDNAREYFEGHYKCLRELAQAQGIEMSCEVRVGHPAEQIVQAAEEKNVDVIVTGHRGDTLTQRWLVGSVAKRIIAYSHCSVFVVR; encoded by the coding sequence ATGGATACCATTCACAGAAAGGAGATCGAGATGATCAAGAACATGATTGTCGCCTACGACGGCTCGAAACAATCCGAGAAGGCCTTTCGCTACGCACTGGATATGGCGGTAAAATATGGCGCCAAAATGACCGTGGTTTCGGTGGCAAGCCCGGGAGAGCCGGCGGTTGCCGTCGAGCTGCAGGAAATGCTGGATAACGCCAGAGAATACTTCGAGGGGCATTACAAATGCCTGAGGGAACTTGCGCAGGCGCAGGGCATCGAGATGTCGTGCGAAGTGCGGGTCGGGCATCCGGCCGAGCAGATCGTTCAGGCGGCCGAAGAAAAGAACGTGGACGTGATCGTGACGGGCCATCGCGGCGATACATTGACACAACGGTGGCTGGTCGGATCGGTGGCCAAACGGATCATCGCCTACAGCCATTGCTCCGTTTTCGTGGTGCGATAA
- a CDS encoding cation:proton antiporter produces MEHMLTLASIWLGLAVFSAILAYHLKISIALVEICVGVATAAVAHHFGMLQQLGSNEDWLKFLASSGAILLTFLAGAELEPEVIKAKIKEVTIVGFVGFLAPFLGCAAVAKYLLHWETQASLLAGVALSTTSMAVVYAVMLETGFNRTEFGKGILGACFINDLGTVIALGLLFAPFTYKTIVFIVVTIVVLVLLPWMSRSLTRIYAYRTAAIRTKWVIFILFALGALALWSGSEAVLPAYLIGMVLAEFSSQDALWMRRIRTLTVGFLTPIYFLRAGTFVSLPALIAAPLVFVLLFFGKVLAKIFGLYPFVAIFRKQYQEKWYYTLMMSTGLTFGTISSLYGLSHGIVDQAQYSFLVATVIASAVIPTLIASVAFMPRHLLPTPENENPSGTERNPKD; encoded by the coding sequence ATGGAACACATGTTGACACTCGCAAGTATCTGGCTTGGACTTGCCGTGTTCTCGGCAATTCTCGCCTATCATCTGAAAATTTCCATTGCCCTGGTGGAAATCTGCGTGGGGGTCGCCACCGCGGCGGTGGCCCATCATTTCGGGATGCTCCAGCAACTGGGGTCCAATGAGGACTGGCTGAAATTTCTGGCATCTTCCGGGGCGATCCTGCTGACCTTCCTGGCAGGCGCGGAATTGGAGCCCGAAGTCATCAAGGCCAAGATCAAGGAAGTCACGATCGTCGGATTTGTCGGTTTTCTGGCACCCTTTCTCGGGTGTGCGGCAGTTGCCAAATACCTGCTGCACTGGGAAACCCAGGCAAGCCTTCTGGCAGGTGTGGCCCTGTCCACCACATCCATGGCTGTCGTTTACGCCGTGATGCTGGAGACCGGTTTCAACCGGACGGAATTCGGGAAAGGGATCCTCGGGGCCTGTTTCATCAACGACCTGGGAACGGTCATCGCACTCGGTTTGCTCTTTGCGCCATTCACATACAAAACGATCGTCTTTATCGTAGTGACCATCGTTGTTCTGGTATTGCTTCCATGGATGAGCCGCAGCCTCACCCGCATCTATGCCTACCGGACCGCCGCCATTCGCACCAAATGGGTCATCTTCATCCTCTTCGCCCTCGGTGCCCTGGCCTTGTGGTCCGGCAGTGAAGCCGTTTTGCCGGCCTACCTCATCGGCATGGTGCTGGCCGAATTTTCTTCCCAGGATGCCCTGTGGATGCGCAGGATTCGCACCCTGACCGTCGGTTTTCTTACCCCGATCTACTTTCTGCGAGCCGGAACCTTCGTATCGCTTCCCGCCCTGATCGCAGCTCCCCTTGTCTTCGTGCTCCTGTTTTTCGGGAAGGTACTTGCAAAAATTTTCGGATTGTATCCATTCGTTGCGATCTTCCGCAAACAGTATCAGGAAAAATGGTACTATACCCTGATGATGTCCACCGGCCTGACCTTCGGCACGATTTCCTCCCTCTACGGTCTTTCGCATGGCATCGTCGATCAGGCCCAGTATTCATTTCTGGTCGCAACCGTCATTGCAAGCGCCGTCATTCCGACACTCATCGCAAGCGTCGCCTTCATGCCGCGGCATTTGCTCCCAACCCCGGAAAATGAAAATCCTTCGGGGACCGAAAGAAATCCGAAAGATTGA
- a CDS encoding rhomboid family intramembrane serine protease has protein sequence MPMRLENVREDQLYRILLGINVVFFALCILIDPFHVNWSMNPFQLLTPSDRVLVMMGATGTLPIDRMHRWWSLLSANYLHGSLLHLLFNMAALRQLAALIFDGYGPSRMIAIYTVSGIAGFAVSYIAGVTLTIGASASLCGLMGAGMLLGQQIGGDGGRLLFRQIGSWALGVFVFGLLIPGINNWGHGGGLACGYLLAWVLEHRRRKQESAADRALAWVCIAATALILLYAAVSTLFYRLG, from the coding sequence ATGCCGATGCGTTTGGAAAATGTTCGTGAGGATCAACTCTATCGGATTCTGCTGGGTATCAATGTGGTTTTTTTCGCCCTGTGCATCCTGATCGATCCTTTCCATGTCAATTGGAGCATGAATCCCTTTCAGCTACTGACTCCCTCGGACCGGGTGCTGGTCATGATGGGTGCAACCGGCACGCTGCCCATCGATCGGATGCACCGGTGGTGGTCGCTTCTTTCGGCCAATTACCTGCATGGAAGCCTGCTGCACCTGTTGTTCAACATGGCGGCCCTGCGTCAACTGGCTGCACTCATCTTCGATGGATATGGGCCTTCCCGCATGATCGCCATCTATACGGTAAGTGGGATTGCCGGATTTGCGGTCTCTTATATTGCCGGTGTGACGCTGACCATCGGGGCTTCGGCTTCGCTTTGCGGGTTGATGGGTGCCGGTATGCTCTTGGGGCAGCAGATTGGCGGTGATGGGGGGCGGCTACTGTTTCGTCAGATCGGCTCCTGGGCGCTGGGCGTGTTTGTATTTGGCTTGCTGATTCCGGGGATCAACAACTGGGGGCATGGCGGTGGGCTCGCTTGCGGCTATCTGCTTGCCTGGGTGCTGGAGCACCGGAGGCGAAAACAGGAATCCGCGGCTGACAGGGCGCTGGCCTGGGTCTGTATCGCTGCGACTGCGCTGATCCTGCTGTATGCCGCCGTATCGACGCTGTTCTACAGGCTGGGCTGA
- a CDS encoding TIGR00730 family Rossman fold protein: MDTRQYVIDNLSLGESWRMFRILGEFVEGIEALHKIGPAVSIFGSARVKPEEEAYKQAEALGARFAKQKIAVITGGGGGIMEAANKGAAEAGGVSVGMNIHLPFEQKPNPYANVQIEFKYFFIRKVMFVKYAMAYIVMPGGLGTLDELFEAVTLIQTHRIKPFPVILMGSDYWSGLIQWIKKHLLANKRISPEDIEIFQVMDDPDAVVKMVQKLVIL; this comes from the coding sequence GTGGATACTCGGCAATATGTGATCGACAATTTATCTCTTGGTGAATCCTGGAGAATGTTTCGCATCCTGGGCGAATTTGTGGAAGGAATCGAAGCCCTGCACAAGATCGGGCCTGCAGTGAGCATTTTCGGCTCAGCTCGGGTGAAGCCGGAAGAAGAGGCTTACAAACAGGCCGAAGCCTTAGGCGCCCGGTTTGCCAAACAAAAAATCGCGGTGATTACCGGCGGAGGCGGCGGGATCATGGAGGCGGCAAACAAGGGGGCTGCCGAGGCGGGCGGCGTTTCGGTCGGCATGAACATCCATCTGCCTTTCGAGCAGAAGCCGAATCCCTATGCCAACGTTCAGATCGAGTTCAAATATTTTTTCATCCGCAAGGTCATGTTCGTGAAATATGCCATGGCCTACATCGTGATGCCGGGAGGGCTTGGCACACTCGATGAGCTGTTCGAGGCCGTTACCCTCATCCAGACCCACCGCATCAAGCCGTTTCCGGTCATTCTCATGGGCTCCGATTACTGGAGCGGACTGATCCAGTGGATCAAAAAGCATCTTCTGGCCAACAAGCGGATTTCTCCGGAAGACATCGAAATATTTCAGGTCATGGACGATCCGGATGCCGTTGTCAAAATGGTTCAGAAGCTGGTTATTCTGTGA